A window of the Nitrosopumilus ureiphilus genome harbors these coding sequences:
- the ureC gene encoding urease subunit alpha, whose translation MTLNIPRKNYVDLFGPTIGDRVRLADTDLIIEIEKDLIKYGDEAVFGGGKSVRDGLGQASGVSRAESVDLVITNAIVMDPLLGIIKADIGIKDGKIVGVGNAGNPNIMDGIDMIISSNTEIIAGEHTICTPGTIDSHIHFISPQQAIHAICNGTTTMIGGGTGPADGTNATTCTPGKWNIHRMIESVDELPLNFGFLAKGNDSLETALLEQIEAGACGLKLHEDWGSTPAAINSALSVADKTDTQVAIHTDTLNECGFVDDTIEAIAGRTIHTYHTEGAGGGHAPDIMKIAGEENILPSSTNPTRPFTVNTLAEHLDMMMVCHHLNSSVPEDVSFAESRIRGETIAAEDVLHDMGVLSMMSSDSQAMGRVGEVTTRNWQTADKMKKMTGRLPEDNVRNDNFRVKRYLAKITINPAITHGISDYVGSIQPGRLADIVIWSPQFFGVKPKMIIKGGFIAYSLMGDPNASIPTTEPVLYRPMFGALGKTIQSTSVTFTSQLALDTGIESQIKSQKKLVPVKNCRSIGKKDMLYNDLTPDIEVNPETYEVRVDGKLATTDPADKVSMARLYNLF comes from the coding sequence ATGACTCTAAACATTCCAAGAAAAAATTACGTTGATTTGTTTGGTCCTACCATCGGTGATAGAGTTCGTCTTGCTGATACTGATTTGATTATAGAAATTGAAAAAGACTTGATCAAGTATGGTGATGAGGCTGTGTTTGGTGGAGGAAAAAGTGTACGTGATGGATTGGGGCAAGCAAGTGGAGTATCTAGAGCAGAATCCGTTGATCTTGTAATCACTAATGCAATTGTAATGGATCCTCTTTTAGGAATAATCAAAGCCGACATTGGAATCAAAGATGGAAAAATTGTTGGCGTAGGAAACGCTGGAAACCCTAACATCATGGATGGAATTGATATGATAATTTCCTCAAACACTGAGATAATTGCCGGCGAACATACAATTTGTACTCCTGGAACAATTGATTCACATATTCATTTTATTTCTCCTCAACAAGCAATACATGCAATCTGTAATGGAACTACTACAATGATTGGTGGTGGCACCGGTCCTGCCGATGGTACAAATGCAACAACATGTACTCCAGGAAAATGGAATATTCATAGAATGATTGAATCAGTTGATGAGTTACCACTTAACTTTGGATTTCTTGCAAAAGGAAACGACTCTCTTGAAACTGCATTACTTGAACAAATTGAGGCAGGAGCATGTGGACTAAAATTACATGAAGACTGGGGATCAACTCCTGCGGCAATTAATTCTGCTTTGAGTGTTGCAGACAAAACTGACACTCAAGTTGCAATCCATACAGATACCCTAAACGAATGTGGATTTGTAGATGATACAATTGAAGCAATTGCAGGAAGAACAATCCATACTTATCATACTGAAGGAGCTGGGGGTGGCCATGCTCCAGATATTATGAAAATTGCAGGTGAAGAAAACATACTTCCATCATCTACAAATCCTACAAGACCTTTCACAGTAAACACATTAGCAGAACATCTTGATATGATGATGGTCTGCCATCACCTGAATTCTTCAGTACCTGAAGATGTATCCTTTGCAGAGTCTAGAATTCGAGGTGAGACAATTGCAGCAGAGGACGTACTGCATGACATGGGTGTATTGAGTATGATGTCTTCAGACAGTCAAGCCATGGGGCGAGTAGGAGAAGTCACAACTAGAAACTGGCAGACAGCTGATAAGATGAAAAAGATGACTGGTAGGCTCCCTGAAGATAATGTCAGAAATGACAATTTTAGAGTAAAGCGATATCTGGCTAAAATCACAATAAATCCTGCCATAACTCATGGGATCTCTGATTATGTTGGCTCAATTCAGCCTGGAAGATTAGCTGATATTGTAATTTGGTCTCCTCAATTCTTTGGAGTCAAACCAAAGATGATCATCAAAGGTGGCTTTATTGCATATTCTCTAATGGGTGATCCTAATGCTTCTATTCCTACAACTGAACCAGTACTATATCGTCCTATGTTTGGAGCACTTGGTAAAACAATACAATCTACCTCTGTTACTTTTACATCCCAACTAGCATTAGATACCGGAATTGAATCTCAAATTAAATCTCAAAAGAAACTAGTTCCCGTGAAAAACTGTCGTTCTATTGGAAAAAAAGACATGCTGTACAATGATCTAACTCCGGACATTGAGGTTAATCCTGAAACCTATGAAGTAAGAGTTGACGGAAAACTTGCAACTACAGATCCTGCAGACAAAGTTTCAATGGCACGACTCTACAACTTGTTTTAA
- a CDS encoding urease subunit beta: MIPGEYFAADEPITANVGKSTTSLTVRNTGDRPIQVGSHTHFFEVNKALEFPRKQSYGYHLNIPAGTSVRFEPGETKEIELTEFGGKKIVYGFSGLVNGSLEEKQEEAFKKAAENGFKGIIQ, encoded by the coding sequence ATGATTCCTGGTGAATACTTTGCAGCCGATGAGCCAATTACTGCTAATGTGGGAAAATCTACAACATCTCTTACTGTTAGAAATACCGGAGATAGACCAATTCAGGTAGGCTCACACACGCACTTTTTTGAAGTAAATAAAGCACTTGAATTTCCAAGAAAACAATCATACGGATACCATCTAAATATTCCTGCTGGAACATCAGTAAGATTTGAGCCAGGAGAAACAAAAGAAATTGAACTAACAGAATTTGGTGGAAAAAAAATTGTTTATGGTTTTAGTGGATTGGTAAATGGAAGTCTCGAAGAAAAACAAGAAGAGGCATTCAAGAAAGCTGCTGAAAATGGATTCAAGGGGATAATCCAATGA
- a CDS encoding urease subunit gamma has translation MMLTPRELEKLNVFVAAELARRRKSRGLKLNHPEAVSILADHILEGARDGRTVPELMSSGKKVLSKDDVLPGVADLIHSIQVEATFEDGTKLVTVHDPIV, from the coding sequence ATGATGCTTACCCCTAGAGAATTAGAGAAACTAAATGTTTTTGTTGCAGCAGAACTTGCCCGTAGAAGAAAAAGCAGAGGACTGAAACTCAATCATCCTGAAGCAGTATCTATTCTTGCTGATCATATTTTGGAAGGAGCAAGAGATGGAAGAACAGTTCCAGAACTTATGAGCTCTGGAAAAAAAGTTCTATCAAAAGATGATGTACTGCCCGGCGTTGCAGATCTAATTCATTCCATTCAAGTAGAAGCAACTTTTGAGGATGGAACTAAACTGGTAACAGTTCATGACCCTATTGTGTGA
- a CDS encoding urease accessory protein UreE yields the protein MLEVNAPVGNIFLDEGFDELKKGNFERLKLSRMELEKRILRRKGDRGTDIGLKLDPGVKLRHGDVINNGDMKIVVEQLPEKVISIRLKTKNMVDVMVLLGHIIGNRHRPISIQREEISFPIQADAEKEVFTKLFQSIINDIEMRVEEQVFSPSTGADVHEH from the coding sequence GTGTTAGAAGTTAATGCACCAGTAGGAAATATTTTTCTAGATGAAGGATTTGATGAGCTAAAAAAGGGGAATTTTGAAAGACTCAAGCTTTCACGAATGGAGTTAGAAAAAAGAATTTTGAGACGAAAGGGTGATCGTGGAACAGATATTGGTTTGAAGTTAGATCCAGGAGTAAAACTTCGTCATGGAGATGTAATTAATAATGGAGACATGAAAATTGTTGTAGAGCAATTACCTGAAAAAGTGATTTCCATTAGACTAAAAACCAAAAACATGGTTGATGTAATGGTGCTTTTAGGACATATTATTGGAAATAGGCACAGACCAATATCCATTCAAAGAGAAGAGATTTCATTTCCAATTCAAGCAGATGCAGAAAAGGAGGTATTTACAAAACTATTTCAGAGTATTATTAATGATATAGAAATGAGAGTAGAAGAGCAAGTATTTTCACCTAGTACAGGTGCTGATGTGCATGAACATTGA
- a CDS encoding urease accessory protein UreF, giving the protein MNIDEIEQDLGVMQLSDSFFPTGIYATSNGLEFLFTEKKIRGMADLIEMIRINITQQIGPSDCVALGNVFDSANKHDFDKVIEADNIVFATKSIKEIRDASVRSGVQLVKCVTGFVADDKILEQYQDSIIENKVHGVFPVSFAICCNALKIKKEKSMMMMLYGFTVGIVGAALRLGLIQHFEGQKIIHSIKPVISQTVKEFSNKSLLEMWQFAPQVDISQMSHEKMDSKMFIT; this is encoded by the coding sequence ATGAACATTGATGAGATAGAACAAGATTTAGGAGTAATGCAGTTATCAGACTCATTTTTTCCTACAGGCATTTATGCCACATCAAATGGATTGGAGTTTCTTTTCACAGAAAAAAAGATTCGTGGAATGGCAGACCTGATTGAGATGATTAGAATCAACATTACTCAGCAAATAGGACCATCAGATTGTGTTGCACTTGGAAATGTATTTGATAGTGCAAACAAACATGATTTTGATAAAGTGATTGAGGCAGATAACATTGTTTTTGCTACAAAATCAATTAAAGAAATCAGAGATGCATCGGTTAGATCAGGTGTTCAGCTAGTCAAATGTGTGACAGGATTTGTTGCAGATGATAAAATTTTGGAGCAGTACCAAGATAGCATTATAGAAAATAAGGTACATGGAGTTTTTCCTGTTTCCTTTGCAATATGTTGTAATGCCTTGAAAATTAAAAAGGAGAAAAGCATGATGATGATGCTGTATGGTTTTACTGTAGGTATTGTAGGTGCAGCATTACGATTGGGATTAATTCAGCATTTTGAAGGACAAAAAATCATTCACAGCATCAAACCAGTTATCAGTCAAACAGTCAAGGAATTTTCAAATAAATCACTTTTGGAAATGTGGCAGTTTGCTCCTCAAGTAGACATTTCTCAGATGTCACATGAGAAGATGGATTCTAAAATGTTTATTACATAA
- the ureG gene encoding urease accessory protein UreG produces the protein MVHIPRIGIGGPVGSGKSMLIERLVPMLAEKGYSVSIISNDVISKEDADRMRINLATKRGLLPENLVIGLATGGCPHTAVREDPSMNLSVIEEMESKHPDLDLIIIESGGDNITTTFSPILADYFIYIIDVAGGDKYPRKGGLGIESCDLLVINKIDLAKMVGADLEVMRRDAKKIRNEKPFEFINCKTDEGIMKVTEYVIHDLLLDSPPKSAITQKV, from the coding sequence ATGGTTCACATTCCTAGAATTGGAATTGGAGGACCGGTGGGTTCAGGAAAAAGCATGCTTATTGAAAGATTGGTGCCAATGTTAGCAGAAAAGGGATACAGTGTAAGCATAATCTCAAACGATGTGATTTCAAAAGAAGATGCAGATAGAATGAGAATTAATTTGGCTACTAAAAGAGGATTGCTTCCTGAAAATTTAGTCATAGGTCTTGCAACAGGAGGATGTCCTCATACTGCAGTCAGAGAAGATCCATCCATGAATCTTTCAGTAATAGAAGAAATGGAATCAAAACATCCAGATCTTGATCTTATAATTATTGAAAGCGGTGGAGACAATATTACAACTACATTTAGCCCCATTCTTGCAGATTATTTTATTTACATAATTGATGTTGCAGGTGGAGACAAGTATCCACGAAAGGGAGGATTAGGAATTGAGAGTTGTGATCTTTTAGTAATTAACAAGATTGACTTGGCTAAAATGGTTGGAGCAGATCTTGAAGTTATGAGAAGAGATGCAAAAAAGATCAGAAATGAAAAACCCTTTGAATTTATCAATTGTAAAACGGATGAAGGAATAATGAAAGTAACAGAGTATGTTATTCATGATTTATTGCTAGACTCTCCACCAAAATCAGCAATTACACAAAAGGTGTGA